In one Procambarus clarkii isolate CNS0578487 chromosome 29, FALCON_Pclarkii_2.0, whole genome shotgun sequence genomic region, the following are encoded:
- the LOC138369598 gene encoding uncharacterized protein, with the protein MHSRYQQCYNMQSRYQQCYNMQSRCQQCYNMQSRCQQCYNMQSRCQQCYNMHSRYQQCYNMQSRYQQCYNMQSRCQQCYNMQSRCQQDYNMQSRCQQCYNMHSRCQQCYNMQSRCQQCYNMQSRCQQCYNMQSRCQQCYNMQSRCQQYYNMQSRCQQCYNMHSRCQQCCNMQNRCQQCYNMQSRCQQCYNMQSRCQQCYNMQSRCQQCYNDIHLRNQQRYNDTIYFSNALPTSTNRHLKEKFSGATKLSLTMLREVFNNRL; encoded by the coding sequence ATGCATAGCAGGTATCAGCAGTGCTACAACATGCAGAGCAGGTATCAGCAGTGCTACAACATGCAGAGCAGGTGTCAGCAGTGCTACAACATGCAGAGCAGGTGTCAGCAGTGCTACAACATGCAGAGCAGGTGTCAGCAGTGCTACAACATGCATAGCAGGTATCAGCAGTGCTACAACATGCAGAGCAGGTATCAGCAGTGCTACAACATGCAGAGCAGGTGTCAGCAGTGCTACAACATGCAGAGCAGGTGTCAGCAGGACTACAACATGCAGAGCAGGTGTCAGCAGTGCTACAACATGCATAGCAGGTGTCAGCAGTGCTACAACATGCAGAGCAGGTGTCAGCAGTGCTACAACATGCAGAGCAGGTGTCAGCAGTGCTACAACATGCAGAGCAGGTGTCAGCAGTGCTACAACATGCAGAGCAGGTGTCAGCAGTACTACAACATGCAGAGCAGGTGTCAGCAGTGCTACAACATGCATAGCAGATGTCAGCAGTGCTGCAACATGCAGAACAGGTGTCAGCAGTGCTACAACATGCAGAGCAGGTGTCAGCAGTGCTACAACATGCAGAGCAGGTGTCAGCAGTGCTACAACATGCAGAGCAGGTGTCAGCAGTGCTACAACGACATACATCTCAGGAATCAACAGCGCTACAACGACACCATTTACTTCAGTAACGCATTACCAACTTCAACAAATCGACATCTTAAAGAAAAGTTTTCTGGTGCAACTAAATTATCCTTGACCATGTTACGAGAGGTCTTCAATAACAGactttaa